From the genome of Halobellus litoreus, one region includes:
- a CDS encoding amino acid permease codes for MTKELERDLGLYAVLAISIGAMVGSGIFILPALAVDIAGPAVVLAYVVAGVLVLPAALSKSEMATAMPEAGGTYLFIERGMGPLLGTVAGIGTWFALSFKGALALVGGVPYLLLLFDVPPSVTTPVALALAALLVVVNVLGAKQTGRLQVGIVVVMLAALVWFVLGGVPSLQGSNYTPFLRGGVGGLLEATGLVFVSYAGVTKVASVAEEVADPDRNIPIGILGSLAFTTVLYALIVTVMLGVTDPAGIADSATPVAVAAEATLGTAGVAAVVLAAILALVSTANAGILSSSRYPFAMARDDLVPELMASISDRFGTPSNSITLTGVVLLLLIAFVPLLEIAKLASAFQILVFVLINLAVVAFREGSAAYEPSFTAPLYPWIQIFGVVSGLVLLTQMGTVPLVGAIVMTAAGIGWFGVYGRGRVDREGAAVDAVRRQVGRSAVDRTRETIDGPSSDYRVLVALDHEVTKDEERSFVRVAAEIADANDGEVVVARFEQVPDQVSLTYASETESPADVQFEAQTSELGSEFDVPVNSGTIVCHDVRHAVVNYADHEGADMLLMEDASPASGLRGLLFGSDVEWVLRHAPCDVALLNAGPAGLDGFEVVGVLSDEGPYDPTKIAAADALAASAGGSVTLAYAGRADASEIAGKTLEDYHAAVAALCSVPVRSCVPFGASSGSDPGPDLGEADLTVVSASERANDAIAAYLTGTDRPVLLVHQQESELRGRIARTVERRLF; via the coding sequence GTGACGAAGGAACTCGAACGCGACCTCGGGCTCTACGCGGTTCTGGCGATCAGCATCGGCGCGATGGTCGGCAGCGGCATCTTCATCCTTCCCGCTCTGGCGGTCGACATCGCCGGCCCGGCCGTCGTCCTCGCGTACGTCGTCGCCGGCGTGCTCGTGCTCCCGGCGGCGCTCTCGAAGTCGGAGATGGCGACCGCGATGCCGGAGGCCGGCGGGACCTACCTGTTCATCGAGCGGGGGATGGGCCCGCTCCTCGGCACCGTCGCGGGCATCGGCACGTGGTTCGCGCTGTCGTTCAAGGGCGCGCTTGCGCTCGTCGGCGGCGTCCCGTACCTGCTGCTCCTCTTCGACGTCCCGCCGAGCGTCACCACGCCGGTCGCGCTCGCGCTGGCGGCGCTCCTCGTCGTCGTCAACGTCCTCGGCGCGAAACAGACTGGTCGGCTACAGGTCGGCATCGTCGTCGTGATGCTCGCCGCGCTCGTCTGGTTCGTGCTCGGCGGCGTTCCCTCCCTGCAGGGATCGAACTACACGCCGTTCCTCCGCGGCGGCGTCGGCGGCCTGCTGGAGGCGACCGGCCTCGTGTTCGTCTCCTACGCCGGCGTCACGAAGGTCGCCAGCGTCGCCGAGGAGGTCGCAGACCCCGACCGGAACATCCCGATCGGCATCCTTGGGTCGCTGGCGTTCACGACGGTCCTCTACGCGCTCATCGTGACGGTGATGCTCGGCGTCACCGATCCGGCGGGGATCGCCGACAGCGCCACCCCGGTCGCGGTCGCCGCGGAGGCGACGCTCGGAACCGCCGGCGTCGCTGCCGTGGTCCTGGCGGCGATCCTCGCGCTCGTGAGCACCGCGAACGCCGGGATCCTCTCCTCGTCCCGCTACCCGTTCGCGATGGCCCGCGACGACCTCGTTCCGGAGCTGATGGCGTCGATCAGCGACCGCTTCGGGACGCCGTCGAACTCGATCACGCTCACCGGCGTCGTGCTGCTGCTCCTCATCGCGTTCGTCCCCCTGCTGGAGATCGCGAAACTCGCGAGCGCGTTCCAGATCCTCGTCTTCGTCCTCATCAACCTCGCCGTCGTGGCGTTCCGCGAGGGGAGCGCGGCGTACGAACCGTCGTTCACCGCCCCGCTGTACCCCTGGATACAGATCTTCGGCGTCGTCAGTGGACTCGTGTTGCTGACGCAGATGGGGACCGTCCCGCTCGTCGGCGCGATCGTGATGACCGCGGCCGGAATCGGCTGGTTCGGCGTCTACGGTCGGGGACGCGTCGACCGTGAGGGCGCGGCGGTCGACGCCGTCCGCCGTCAGGTCGGCCGCAGCGCCGTCGATCGGACGCGAGAGACGATCGACGGACCCAGCAGCGACTACCGCGTGCTGGTCGCGCTGGATCACGAGGTCACGAAAGACGAGGAGCGCTCGTTCGTCCGCGTCGCGGCCGAGATCGCCGACGCGAACGACGGCGAGGTCGTCGTCGCCCGGTTCGAACAGGTCCCAGATCAGGTGTCGCTGACGTACGCCTCCGAGACGGAGTCGCCCGCGGACGTGCAGTTCGAGGCGCAGACGAGCGAACTCGGGTCCGAGTTCGACGTTCCGGTGAACAGCGGGACAATCGTCTGTCACGACGTGCGACACGCGGTCGTGAATTACGCCGACCACGAGGGAGCGGATATGCTCCTGATGGAGGATGCCTCGCCCGCGTCGGGGCTCCGGGGCCTCCTGTTCGGTTCGGACGTGGAGTGGGTGCTCCGCCACGCCCCCTGCGACGTGGCGCTTCTGAACGCGGGACCGGCCGGCCTGGACGGGTTCGAGGTCGTCGGCGTCCTCTCGGACGAGGGGCCCTACGACCCGACGAAAATCGCCGCCGCGGACGCGCTCGCCGCCTCCGCGGGCGGATCTGTCACGCTGGCGTACGCGGGGCGAGCGGACGCTTCTGAGATCGCCGGAAAGACGCTTGAGGACTATCACGCGGCGGTCGCCGCGCTCTGTTCGGTGCCGGTGCGGAGTTGCGTCCCGTTCGGAGCCTCGTCGGGTTCGGATCCAGGGCCGGACCTCGGCGAGGCGGACCTCACCGTCGTCAGCGCGTCGGAGCGGGCCAACGACGCAATCGCCGCGTATCTCACCGGAACGGACCGCCCTGTGCTCCTCGTCCACCAGCAGGAGTCCGAACTGCGCGGTCGGATCGCTCGGACGGTCGAGCGACGGCTCTTCTGA
- a CDS encoding Lrp/AsnC family transcriptional regulator → MAAVDLDDLDRYIVYALQKDARHTSSSDIAEAKGVSASTVRNRISKLESEGIIRGTHVDVDYERMGYQLYTIIFCTAPIPERERLAERALDVEGVISVREIMTGEENVHITAVGRDSDDLSRIGRELNSLGFEIVEEEIIRNEYTNPYSAFDSCGSEDDGDDPGE, encoded by the coding sequence ATGGCCGCCGTCGACCTCGACGACCTCGATCGATACATCGTCTACGCGCTTCAGAAAGACGCCAGACACACGTCCAGCAGCGACATCGCGGAGGCGAAGGGCGTCTCGGCGAGCACCGTCAGGAACCGCATCTCGAAGCTCGAATCGGAGGGGATCATCCGCGGGACCCACGTCGACGTCGACTACGAGCGGATGGGCTATCAACTCTACACGATCATCTTCTGCACCGCCCCGATCCCCGAACGCGAACGGCTGGCAGAGCGCGCGCTCGACGTCGAGGGCGTGATCTCCGTCCGAGAGATTATGACTGGCGAGGAGAACGTCCACATCACCGCCGTCGGCCGCGACAGCGACGACCTGAGCCGCATCGGCCGTGAACTCAACTCGCTCGGGTTCGAGATCGTCGAAGAGGAGATCATCAGAAACGAGTACACGAACCCCTACAGCGCGTTCGATTCCTGCGGTTCCGAGGACGACGGCGACGACCCCGGCGAGTGA
- the coaBC gene encoding bifunctional phosphopantothenoylcysteine decarboxylase/phosphopantothenate--cysteine ligase CoaBC encodes MLDGVNVALGVSGSIAAVKVVELAHELRRQGAAVRGVMTESARGIVHPWAVEFATGNDVVTELTGSVEHVELCGREGWADVLLLAPATANTVGKIASAVDDTPVTTCATTALGADLPVVVAPAMHEPMYDHPGVLDAIERVESWGVDFVDPRIEEGKAKVATEAAIVTAVARATTEQSLAGRHVVVTSGATAESIDPVRIITNRASGKTGRAVARACHVRGADVTLVHDGGDVHYADTVTVESAAEMREAVLDAVGDDVGDRGGDAAGAPSADALVSAAAISDYTVERADEKLRSGESRTLDLEPTPKLIDGVREAYPDLPIVGFKAETSGDDEEMIEAARGILTRSDLAFVVANDAAVMGEDGTRTLFVDAEEAVEFAGTKAELGVEIAARLAGELPA; translated from the coding sequence ATGTTAGACGGGGTCAACGTCGCGCTCGGGGTCTCGGGCAGCATTGCGGCCGTGAAAGTGGTCGAACTCGCCCACGAGTTGCGACGGCAGGGCGCGGCGGTTCGCGGCGTGATGACCGAGAGCGCGCGGGGAATCGTTCATCCCTGGGCCGTCGAGTTCGCCACCGGGAACGACGTGGTCACCGAACTGACCGGGAGCGTCGAGCACGTCGAACTCTGCGGTCGCGAGGGATGGGCCGACGTCCTGCTGCTCGCGCCCGCGACGGCCAACACCGTCGGCAAGATCGCGAGCGCCGTCGACGACACACCCGTGACGACCTGCGCTACGACCGCGCTCGGCGCGGACCTGCCCGTCGTCGTCGCGCCCGCGATGCACGAACCGATGTACGACCACCCCGGCGTGCTGGACGCCATCGAGCGCGTCGAGTCCTGGGGCGTCGACTTCGTCGACCCGCGGATCGAGGAGGGGAAGGCGAAGGTCGCGACCGAGGCGGCGATCGTGACCGCCGTCGCCCGCGCGACCACCGAGCAGTCCCTCGCGGGGCGACACGTCGTCGTCACGTCGGGGGCGACGGCCGAGTCGATCGACCCCGTGCGGATCATCACCAACCGCGCCTCGGGAAAGACCGGCCGCGCGGTCGCCCGCGCGTGCCACGTCCGCGGGGCCGACGTCACGCTCGTCCACGACGGCGGCGACGTCCACTACGCCGATACCGTGACCGTCGAGTCCGCGGCCGAGATGCGCGAGGCCGTCCTCGACGCTGTCGGTGACGACGTCGGGGACCGCGGTGGAGACGCCGCAGGCGCCCCGTCCGCCGACGCGCTCGTCTCGGCGGCGGCGATCTCCGATTACACCGTCGAGCGCGCCGACGAGAAACTCCGCTCGGGGGAGTCGCGGACGCTCGATCTCGAACCGACGCCGAAGCTCATCGACGGCGTGCGGGAGGCGTACCCCGACCTCCCGATCGTCGGCTTCAAGGCCGAGACGTCGGGCGACGACGAGGAGATGATCGAGGCCGCGCGCGGAATCCTGACGCGGTCAGATCTCGCCTTCGTGGTCGCCAACGACGCCGCCGTGATGGGCGAGGACGGGACGCGGACGCTGTTCGTCGACGCGGAGGAGGCCGTCGAGTTCGCGGGGACGAAGGCGGAACTCGGCGTCGAGATCGCGGCGCGCCTCGCCGGCGAACTCCCGGCTTGA
- a CDS encoding Rrf2 family transcriptional regulator: MSTPQLSSSQKRILTSLVNLADGEARAVRGKEIAEEIDRNPGTIRNQMQSLRALQLVEGIPGPKGGYKPTATAYKTLDIEEMDEPAQVPVENNGGRVDGVNVEEIDLATVHNPDRCRAEVTLRGSVRHFSESDRVTVGPTPSTGLRLSGTVDAVDADENTLILRIGTMNTAPERSAG, from the coding sequence ATGTCGACGCCACAGCTGAGTTCGAGTCAAAAGCGCATCCTCACCTCGCTCGTCAATCTGGCCGACGGAGAAGCCCGTGCGGTACGGGGGAAAGAGATCGCCGAGGAGATCGACCGGAACCCCGGGACGATTCGCAACCAGATGCAGAGCCTACGCGCACTGCAGTTAGTCGAGGGCATCCCCGGTCCGAAGGGAGGGTACAAACCCACCGCGACGGCCTACAAGACGCTCGATATAGAGGAGATGGACGAACCCGCGCAGGTCCCAGTCGAAAACAACGGCGGACGCGTCGACGGGGTCAACGTAGAGGAGATCGATCTCGCCACCGTTCACAACCCGGACCGCTGCCGGGCGGAAGTCACGCTTCGCGGGTCGGTGCGGCACTTCTCGGAGAGCGACCGCGTGACGGTCGGCCCGACGCCCTCCACCGGGCTCCGTCTGTCGGGCACCGTCGACGCGGTAGACGCAGACGAGAACACGCTGATCCTCCGGATCGGAACGATGAATACGGCACCGGAGCGGTCCGCGGGCTGA
- a CDS encoding NAD(P)/FAD-dependent oxidoreductase, with protein sequence MSAPATGSEPADVLIVGGGVAGLTAATFTARAGLDTLVVDADESILARNAHLENVPGFPGGINARRFLDLLAEQAEENDVRRETGRVTGVERSGSDTEAFDISAVGNDDETRTYRADAVVAASWSDASYLDGLGVETRDAGSKTYVVVDDLGRTDVDGVYAAGRLTEKYHQAVVAAGHGAEVGLTVVHDSEIPYYHDWVTPEGYFTDRGREVPPGCEEIDAAERERRDADARERIREAFAGPHPEPQRTHPSLVDDELGRLDE encoded by the coding sequence ATGTCTGCACCAGCGACCGGCTCCGAACCCGCGGACGTCCTGATCGTCGGCGGCGGCGTCGCCGGGCTGACGGCCGCGACGTTCACCGCCCGCGCCGGACTCGACACCCTCGTCGTCGACGCCGACGAGAGCATCCTCGCGAGGAACGCTCACCTGGAGAACGTTCCCGGGTTCCCCGGTGGGATCAACGCCCGCCGGTTTCTGGACCTCCTCGCGGAACAGGCCGAGGAGAACGACGTTCGGCGGGAGACTGGTCGCGTCACCGGCGTCGAGCGATCCGGCAGCGACACCGAGGCCTTCGATATCAGCGCCGTCGGGAACGACGACGAGACGCGGACGTACCGAGCCGACGCCGTCGTCGCGGCGTCGTGGTCGGACGCCTCCTACCTGGACGGACTCGGCGTGGAGACCCGCGACGCCGGGTCGAAGACGTACGTCGTCGTCGACGACCTCGGACGAACGGACGTCGACGGCGTCTACGCGGCGGGTCGCCTCACCGAGAAGTACCACCAGGCCGTCGTCGCCGCGGGCCACGGCGCGGAGGTCGGGCTGACGGTCGTCCACGACTCGGAGATCCCGTACTACCACGACTGGGTGACCCCGGAGGGGTACTTCACCGACCGCGGGCGCGAGGTCCCGCCCGGGTGCGAGGAGATCGACGCCGCCGAGCGCGAACGCCGCGACGCCGACGCCCGCGAGCGGATACGCGAGGCGTTCGCGGGGCCGCATCCGGAACCGCAGCGGACCCACCCGAGCCTCGTCGACGACGAACTGGGCCGACTCGACGAGTGA
- a CDS encoding DUF7551 domain-containing protein: MVGATLRDISRHVDCLAAPGGPYAVVCGRTGCEPHPVSGRRFDDRDTAAEAAEATAEYRATLRQYDPQVPFYEPLVHDIEDGPGGVASAAEADARLRYLSFCHDVAGATFEALSDRGLREVETAAMETHLTLAEVVDDRDDFCLTLLWSIMSELAYRASRRQQATVVDDAARSLRCPNAGTAVRPDEGIRATMAELERVGFVDRATVAAGIDDGTWILTFGDYALAERTGRLPTLPISVALARRLPDTAFRFAAATPLGDRRWRLRVDVGGEPDGLVSVDATDDERLYDTDSEY; encoded by the coding sequence ATGGTCGGGGCTACCCTCCGTGATATCAGCAGGCACGTCGACTGCCTCGCGGCACCGGGCGGTCCCTACGCTGTCGTCTGCGGTCGGACCGGCTGTGAACCCCACCCCGTCTCCGGACGCCGGTTCGACGACCGCGACACCGCGGCGGAGGCGGCGGAGGCCACCGCGGAGTACCGCGCGACGCTCAGGCAGTACGATCCGCAGGTGCCGTTCTACGAACCGCTGGTCCACGACATCGAGGACGGTCCCGGGGGCGTCGCCTCCGCGGCCGAGGCCGACGCCCGCCTGCGCTATCTCTCCTTCTGTCACGACGTCGCGGGCGCGACGTTCGAGGCCCTCTCCGACCGGGGGCTTCGCGAGGTCGAAACCGCGGCGATGGAGACGCACCTGACGCTCGCGGAGGTCGTCGACGACCGCGACGACTTCTGTCTCACGCTGCTGTGGAGCATAATGAGCGAACTCGCCTACCGCGCCTCGCGGCGACAGCAGGCGACGGTCGTCGACGACGCCGCCCGGTCGCTCCGCTGTCCGAACGCCGGGACGGCGGTGCGGCCCGACGAGGGGATCCGCGCGACGATGGCGGAACTCGAACGCGTCGGCTTCGTCGACCGGGCGACCGTCGCCGCGGGAATCGACGACGGCACCTGGATCCTGACGTTCGGCGACTACGCGCTCGCGGAGCGGACGGGCCGGCTCCCGACGCTCCCGATCTCGGTCGCCCTGGCGAGACGGCTTCCGGACACGGCGTTCCGGTTCGCGGCGGCGACGCCGCTCGGGGACCGCCGCTGGCGACTCCGCGTCGACGTCGGCGGCGAGCCGGACGGTCTCGTCTCGGTCGACGCCACCGACGACGAGCGGCTGTACGACACCGACTCCGAGTACTGA
- a CDS encoding SRPBCC family protein has translation MDELVVSTVVYLPADEAYEFLVDFPRYAAYSKHLKNVVRRSGDGGAGTRYAMRFAWWKLTYTVESEVTAVDPPERVEWEVVKNLDASGRWLIEELDELPEDAPDGVEAASRVSFEVSYDPRSANERGIDLPRFVSLGWVIEKIKPAITSEAERIVERVVADLEGEPRSVDLTVERRS, from the coding sequence GTGGACGAACTCGTCGTCAGCACGGTGGTCTACCTCCCGGCCGACGAGGCCTACGAATTCCTCGTCGATTTCCCCCGGTACGCTGCGTACTCGAAGCACCTCAAGAACGTAGTCAGACGCAGCGGCGACGGCGGAGCGGGAACGCGCTACGCGATGCGGTTCGCCTGGTGGAAACTCACCTACACGGTCGAGTCGGAGGTGACTGCGGTCGATCCGCCCGAGCGGGTCGAGTGGGAGGTCGTGAAGAACCTCGACGCGAGCGGGCGCTGGCTGATCGAGGAACTGGACGAACTCCCCGAGGACGCCCCGGACGGCGTCGAGGCCGCCTCGCGGGTCTCCTTCGAGGTGTCGTACGATCCGCGGTCGGCGAACGAGCGCGGGATCGACCTCCCGCGGTTCGTCTCCCTGGGCTGGGTCATCGAGAAGATCAAGCCCGCGATCACGAGCGAGGCCGAGCGCATCGTCGAGCGCGTCGTCGCCGATCTGGAGGGCGAACCCCGTTCGGTCGATCTCACGGTCGAACGGCGGTCCTGA
- the trkA gene encoding Trk system potassium transporter TrkA, whose product MRVVIVGAGQVGSSIAADLADTHEVIVVDCDGERVEELNYSYDVLGVTGDGTSVSTLEEAGIEETDMVIASTDNDETNIVVCSTVKAISDAFTIARVKNTEYLRTWERSERAFGVDFMVCTNLLAAKSIVRMIGLPAARDVDPFAGGKVQMAEFEVDADSPVANQTVAEADRFDSLTFVAILRNGCVEIARGETVIKPGDRAVVIGSPTSVQEFARSVAPEESPGTAEEVVVVGGSEIGYHVARLLEERGFRPRLVERDRERARDLAERLPKTVVMESDATDIEFLEREHIGDADVAVSTLDSDEKNLLVSLLASRMGVERTIAIIDTADYVDLFETVGVDVGVSPRSVVAEEISRFTRDGEAENIALIESDKAEVLEIEVDSDSILAGRPIRESMQDLPDGVVIGAITRDREFITPRGDTVVEIGDHVVVFGDIEIVDDVAPRL is encoded by the coding sequence GTGCGCGTAGTCATCGTCGGTGCAGGGCAGGTCGGATCGAGCATCGCGGCCGACCTCGCGGACACGCACGAGGTGATCGTCGTCGACTGCGACGGCGAACGGGTCGAGGAACTGAACTACTCCTACGACGTCCTCGGCGTGACCGGTGACGGCACGTCAGTCTCGACTCTCGAAGAGGCCGGGATCGAGGAGACGGATATGGTGATCGCCTCGACCGACAACGACGAGACGAACATCGTCGTCTGCTCGACGGTCAAGGCGATCTCCGACGCGTTCACCATCGCCCGGGTGAAAAACACCGAGTATCTCAGGACGTGGGAGCGCTCCGAGCGCGCCTTCGGCGTCGACTTCATGGTCTGTACGAACCTGCTGGCCGCGAAGTCGATCGTCCGGATGATCGGCCTCCCCGCCGCGCGCGACGTCGACCCCTTCGCCGGCGGGAAAGTCCAGATGGCCGAGTTCGAGGTCGACGCCGACAGCCCGGTCGCGAACCAGACCGTCGCGGAGGCCGACCGGTTCGACTCGCTGACGTTCGTCGCGATCCTGCGGAACGGCTGCGTGGAGATCGCCCGCGGGGAGACGGTCATCAAACCGGGCGACAGGGCCGTGGTCATCGGCTCGCCCACGAGCGTCCAGGAGTTCGCGCGCTCGGTCGCGCCCGAGGAGTCGCCGGGGACCGCAGAAGAGGTCGTCGTCGTCGGCGGGTCGGAGATCGGCTATCACGTCGCGCGCCTGCTCGAAGAGCGCGGCTTCCGGCCGCGACTCGTGGAGCGCGACAGGGAGCGCGCCCGCGACCTCGCGGAGCGCCTGCCGAAGACGGTCGTGATGGAATCGGACGCGACCGACATCGAGTTCCTCGAACGCGAGCACATCGGCGACGCGGACGTGGCGGTCTCGACGCTGGACTCCGACGAGAAGAACCTCCTCGTCTCGCTTCTCGCCTCCCGGATGGGCGTCGAGCGGACCATCGCGATCATCGACACGGCCGACTACGTCGACCTCTTCGAGACCGTCGGCGTCGACGTGGGGGTGAGCCCCCGCAGCGTCGTCGCCGAGGAGATCTCGCGGTTCACCCGCGACGGCGAGGCCGAGAACATCGCGCTGATCGAGTCCGACAAGGCCGAGGTGCTGGAGATCGAGGTCGACTCCGACAGCATCCTCGCCGGGCGGCCGATCCGCGAATCGATGCAGGACCTCCCGGACGGCGTCGTGATCGGCGCGATCACCCGCGACCGGGAGTTCATCACCCCCCGCGGCGACACGGTCGTTGAGATCGGAGACCACGTGGTCGTCTTCGGCGACATCGAAATCGTCGACGACGTCGCCCCCCGGCTGTGA
- a CDS encoding TrkH family potassium uptake protein: protein MAVRVDTRASLSLVGSVLKYLAVPLCFPLLVALYYGESVAPFLATIALTVTVGVGLQRLDPDPDLRTREGLLMVSLTWAVVAVVGAVPYLIEAHGLPMVVAPPHPESTLGNPVNALFESTSGFTTTGATVLGSIDLETHTRSIMLWRQLTQWLGGMGIVVLAVAILPELSVGGAQLMDAEAPGPGIEKLTPRIAETARALWGAYLGLTVLEAVLLYSLSITGVDPGMTLYNAVAHALTTMPTGGFSPEARSIEAFSAAAQWIIIPFMIAAGTNFALFWHVLTGDRTRLFRDSEFKFYLGVLAVITAVLASILFTGGFATGAPAGGTYDAAYLETVRGDIVGHVEPALRHALFQAAALVTTTGYASMDFNAWGPAAKGVLFFAMFIGGSAGSTGGAVKIVRWYVILKSVRRELFTTAHPEAVRPVRLGGNPIDERALRGIYGFTFLYLAIFVASAILLFLDAQRVGLDVSVLEMLSTAATAIGNVGPAFGQFGPMGGYLSLSEPSKLYVVFLMWIGRLEIFPVLVLLTPEYWRR from the coding sequence ATGGCGGTCCGTGTCGACACGAGGGCCAGCCTCAGCCTCGTCGGATCGGTGCTGAAGTACCTCGCCGTGCCGCTCTGTTTCCCGCTGCTCGTCGCGCTCTACTACGGCGAATCCGTCGCGCCGTTCCTGGCGACGATCGCCCTCACGGTCACCGTCGGCGTGGGGCTCCAGCGCCTCGACCCCGACCCCGACCTGCGGACGCGGGAAGGGCTCCTGATGGTGTCTCTCACCTGGGCCGTCGTCGCCGTCGTCGGCGCGGTTCCGTACCTGATCGAGGCCCACGGGCTGCCGATGGTCGTCGCCCCGCCACATCCCGAATCGACGCTCGGCAACCCGGTGAACGCGCTCTTCGAGTCCACGAGCGGCTTCACGACGACCGGCGCGACCGTCCTCGGTTCGATCGATCTGGAGACGCACACGCGGTCGATTATGCTGTGGCGACAGCTCACCCAGTGGCTCGGCGGGATGGGAATCGTCGTCCTCGCGGTCGCGATCCTGCCGGAGCTGTCGGTCGGGGGCGCACAGCTGATGGACGCCGAAGCGCCGGGGCCCGGAATCGAGAAGCTCACTCCCAGAATCGCCGAGACCGCCCGGGCGCTGTGGGGCGCGTACCTCGGCCTGACCGTCCTGGAGGCGGTGCTGCTGTACTCGCTTTCGATTACGGGCGTCGATCCCGGGATGACGCTGTACAACGCCGTGGCGCACGCGCTCACGACGATGCCGACCGGCGGATTCTCGCCGGAGGCCCGGAGCATCGAGGCGTTCAGCGCCGCCGCGCAGTGGATCATCATCCCGTTCATGATCGCGGCGGGGACGAACTTCGCGCTGTTCTGGCACGTCCTCACGGGAGACCGGACGCGGCTGTTCCGCGACTCCGAGTTCAAGTTCTACCTCGGGGTGCTAGCCGTTATTACGGCCGTTCTCGCGTCGATTCTGTTCACCGGCGGCTTCGCCACGGGCGCGCCCGCCGGCGGCACGTACGACGCGGCGTACCTCGAAACCGTTCGCGGCGACATCGTCGGCCACGTCGAACCCGCGCTCCGCCACGCGCTGTTCCAGGCGGCCGCGCTCGTGACGACGACGGGATACGCGAGTATGGACTTCAACGCGTGGGGGCCCGCCGCCAAGGGCGTCCTGTTCTTCGCGATGTTCATCGGCGGGTCCGCGGGGTCGACCGGCGGTGCGGTGAAGATCGTCCGCTGGTACGTGATCCTCAAGTCCGTCCGGCGGGAGCTGTTCACGACGGCGCACCCCGAGGCGGTGCGCCCGGTCAGACTCGGCGGGAACCCGATCGACGAGCGGGCGCTCCGCGGGATCTACGGCTTCACGTTCCTCTATCTCGCCATCTTCGTCGCCTCCGCGATTCTGCTCTTTCTGGACGCACAGCGAGTCGGGCTCGACGTCAGCGTCCTGGAGATGCTCTCGACGGCCGCGACGGCGATCGGTAACGTCGGCCCCGCGTTCGGGCAGTTCGGACCGATGGGCGGGTACCTCTCGCTCTCGGAGCCGAGCAAGCTCTACGTCGTCTTCCTGATGTGGATCGGCCGCCTGGAGATCTTCCCCGTGCTCGTGCTGTTGACGCCGGAGTACTGGCGGCGCTAG